In Deltaproteobacteria bacterium, a single window of DNA contains:
- a CDS encoding proline--tRNA ligase: MRYSKMLIPTLKEVPAEAETISHQLLLRAGMIRKLAAGIYDYLPLALRVIRKVEKIVREEMNRAGAQEVLLPAVQPAELWKESGRWEIYGKELLRFQDRHDRDCCLGPTHEEVITDLVRRDVHSYRQLPLNLYQIQTKFRDEIRPRFGLIRGREFIMKDGYSFDLDEAGADQSYEAMYQAYDRIFQRCGLHFKIVEADTGPIGGSFSHEFMVLADTGEDTVVSCRRCAYAANLEKAEILAPEGSSPREEPQALVRIHTPDVRTVDEVADFLQITPAQIVKTLIYDTERGVVAVLIRGDHEVNEVKLKNYLKVNDLTLASESLIRKATGAQVGFAGPVGLDLPIYADHALKPLANLVSGANQDDYHYSNVNLGRDVKVSHYADLRQITPEDRCPRCGAELEFLKGIEVGHVFKLGHKYSRALKATYLDAHGQEQYMFMGCYGIGVSRIVAAAIEQNHDADGIIFPMSLAPFQVLLTPVATNDELTIKTAERLYQEMIAAGIEVLYDDREERPGVKFKDGDLLGIPLRVVVGPRTLSQHQAEVRHRYTREMEMVPLAELLSHLQKCIAQERDGPYYPHQ, translated from the coding sequence ATGCGCTATTCCAAGATGCTGATTCCCACTTTAAAAGAGGTTCCTGCTGAGGCCGAAACTATATCGCATCAGTTGCTGCTGCGGGCTGGGATGATCCGTAAACTGGCGGCGGGTATTTATGATTATCTGCCCTTGGCCTTGCGGGTGATTCGCAAGGTAGAAAAGATTGTTCGGGAGGAGATGAACCGGGCCGGGGCGCAGGAAGTTTTGCTGCCAGCGGTACAACCTGCCGAACTGTGGAAAGAGTCAGGCCGGTGGGAGATTTATGGCAAAGAACTGCTGCGCTTTCAAGATCGCCACGACCGGGATTGCTGCCTGGGACCGACCCACGAGGAGGTAATCACTGACTTGGTGCGTCGGGATGTGCATTCCTACCGGCAATTACCTCTCAATCTCTACCAGATTCAGACTAAGTTCCGGGATGAAATCCGGCCCCGCTTTGGCCTGATCCGGGGGCGGGAATTTATCATGAAAGATGGCTATAGCTTTGATCTGGACGAAGCCGGCGCTGATCAGAGCTACGAAGCCATGTATCAGGCCTATGATCGCATCTTTCAACGCTGTGGCCTGCACTTCAAAATCGTTGAAGCCGACACCGGCCCCATTGGCGGCAGTTTCTCCCATGAGTTCATGGTATTGGCCGACACCGGAGAAGATACCGTGGTCTCTTGTCGTCGATGTGCTTATGCGGCCAATCTGGAAAAGGCCGAAATTTTGGCGCCGGAGGGCTCCAGCCCTAGGGAAGAACCCCAAGCCTTGGTTAGGATCCATACTCCCGATGTCCGTACCGTGGACGAGGTGGCCGACTTTTTACAGATAACCCCGGCCCAGATTGTCAAGACCCTGATCTATGACACCGAGCGCGGCGTGGTGGCGGTTTTGATCCGCGGCGATCATGAAGTTAATGAGGTGAAATTAAAGAATTATCTAAAAGTTAATGACTTGACCCTGGCCTCGGAATCTTTGATCCGCAAAGCGACCGGCGCTCAGGTCGGGTTTGCCGGGCCCGTGGGGCTGGACCTGCCCATTTATGCCGATCATGCCTTAAAACCTTTGGCGAATCTGGTGTCCGGAGCCAATCAGGATGATTATCATTATTCCAACGTCAATCTGGGGCGGGACGTCAAAGTCAGCCATTATGCCGACTTACGGCAGATAACCCCGGAAGACCGTTGTCCTCGCTGTGGGGCAGAGCTGGAATTTTTAAAGGGCATCGAAGTAGGCCACGTCTTCAAGCTGGGCCACAAATACTCACGCGCCTTAAAGGCTACTTACCTCGATGCCCACGGTCAGGAGCAGTATATGTTCATGGGCTGTTACGGTATCGGCGTCAGCCGGATTGTTGCCGCTGCCATCGAACAGAACCATGATGCCGATGGGATCATTTTTCCTATGTCACTGGCCCCTTTTCAGGTGCTGTTGACCCCGGTGGCAACCAATGATGAGCTTACCATTAAAACCGCGGAACGATTGTACCAGGAAATGATCGCCGCCGGGATTGAGGTGTTGTATGATGACCGGGAGGAACGTCCCGGGGTGAAATTCAAGGACGGGGATCTGTTGGGAATTCCACTGCGGGTGGTAGTGGGACCCCGTACCCTGTCCCAGCACCAGGCTGAAGTCCGTCACCGCTACACCCGCGAAATGGAAATGGTCCCTTTGGCCGAATTGCTTTCTCACTTGCAGAAATGCATCGCACAGGAGCGCGATGGGCCGTATTATCCGCATCAATGA
- a CDS encoding HesA/MoeB/ThiF family protein, which yields MLSPAELTRYARQLQLPDWSPQAQERLKAARVFVAGAGGLASALAVYLLAAGVGRVRIVDSQRVSLDKLHDQLFYRERDLDRFKAAIAEQRLREINPFSEVEALPRKITEYNVLRLTEGYNLLLDTLNNFWAQKLLNRAAIKHRLPLVHAAVKGLSGHLTTLWPGQGPCLICAFPDPPPINPSGLLGPLPGILGSLQAMEALRILGGLGPALLGRMLRFDGQHLSFTEQQLEVNPNCPACKGGLLFR from the coding sequence ATGCTTAGTCCGGCTGAATTAACCAGGTACGCCCGACAACTCCAACTACCGGACTGGAGTCCGCAAGCCCAAGAGCGTCTCAAGGCCGCTCGGGTCTTCGTGGCCGGAGCCGGTGGTTTAGCTTCCGCTCTGGCAGTGTATCTGCTGGCGGCCGGAGTCGGTCGGGTCCGGATCGTGGATAGCCAGCGGGTAAGCCTCGATAAGCTCCACGACCAATTATTCTATCGCGAAAGGGACTTGGACCGCTTCAAAGCGGCCATTGCGGAACAACGTCTCCGGGAGATTAATCCCTTTTCAGAGGTGGAAGCCCTGCCCCGGAAGATCACCGAGTACAATGTCCTCCGGTTAACCGAGGGTTATAACCTGCTGCTGGATACGCTGAACAATTTTTGGGCCCAGAAGCTTCTCAATCGGGCCGCCATCAAACATCGCCTGCCTCTGGTCCACGCTGCGGTCAAGGGGCTAAGCGGCCATTTGACCACTTTGTGGCCCGGGCAAGGCCCTTGCCTAATCTGCGCCTTTCCCGACCCGCCACCAATAAACCCTTCTGGACTGTTGGGACCCCTGCCAGGGATCCTGGGAAGCTTGCAGGCCATGGAAGCCTTACGCATTCTGGGCGGCCTGGGTCCGGCCTTATTAGGACGGATGTTACGATTCGATGGCCAGCACTTAAGCTTTACGGAACAACAACTAGAAGTCAACCCCAACTGTCCGGCCTGTAAAGGGGGGCTACTCTTTAGATAA
- a CDS encoding ribonuclease H-like domain-containing protein — protein sequence MLKRTFIHLPGVGERTEAHFWRQGVQTWEDFLAVTRVYGLSRERLAWLQTEVRQSLARIADVVYFADRLPGAQYWRLFKDFRQQAAYLDIETTGANWPALTVTVIGLYDGFRFQQFVQGENLHQFPKVIRSYAVLVTYNGTQFDLPVLRANFPDLDLPPVHIDLRFVLARLGYRGGLKRIEPQLGVHRPSALEDLDGYMAVLLWNRYQRGDATARDLLLRYNREDVINLEPLMIQSYELSQTRLLSTASRTKT from the coding sequence ATGCTGAAACGGACCTTCATCCATCTGCCGGGAGTGGGAGAGCGCACTGAGGCCCATTTCTGGCGTCAGGGGGTGCAGACCTGGGAGGATTTCCTGGCCGTTACCCGGGTGTATGGCCTCAGTCGGGAACGTCTGGCCTGGCTGCAGACCGAAGTACGCCAGTCGCTGGCCCGGATCGCGGACGTGGTCTATTTTGCCGACCGGCTGCCCGGCGCCCAATACTGGCGCTTGTTTAAGGATTTTCGGCAACAAGCTGCATATCTGGATATTGAGACCACCGGGGCCAACTGGCCGGCGCTGACCGTCACTGTGATCGGCCTCTACGACGGCTTCCGCTTTCAGCAGTTCGTCCAGGGGGAGAATCTCCATCAGTTTCCTAAGGTAATCCGATCTTATGCCGTTCTGGTCACCTACAATGGCACCCAGTTTGACTTGCCGGTGTTGCGGGCTAATTTCCCAGATCTGGACCTGCCTCCGGTGCACATCGACTTACGCTTTGTCTTGGCCCGGCTGGGATATCGCGGCGGTCTGAAAAGGATCGAACCCCAATTGGGGGTGCACCGCCCGTCCGCCCTGGAAGATCTGGACGGCTATATGGCGGTGCTCCTTTGGAACCGTTATCAGCGGGGGGATGCTACCGCTCGGGACCTTTTACTGCGTTATAACCGGGAAGATGTCATCAACCTGGAACCTCTGATGATCCAGTCCTATGAGCTTTCCCAGACCCGGCTCCTGTCTACCGCCAGCCGCACAAAAACCTAA
- a CDS encoding YHS domain-containing protein: protein MAEESKPKCDVDPVCGIDLTAEHGKFAYDFEDRTFYFCSELCRDQFAAEPEKFIKEKKS, encoded by the coding sequence ATGGCCGAGGAATCCAAACCCAAATGTGACGTAGACCCTGTCTGTGGCATTGATCTGACCGCCGAGCACGGCAAGTTTGCCTATGACTTTGAAGATAGGACCTTTTACTTCTGTTCGGAACTGTGCCGGGATCAATTCGCCGCCGAACCCGAAAAGTTCATTAAGGAAAAAAAATCCTGA
- a CDS encoding FtsX-like permease family protein, with protein sequence MAMPAFLFSLPLRHLRNHFGRTLLTVLGIALGAAVFLSIALAEVSALTAFKDSVDAVAGKANLRLRAAGAPLNEQLLVKALQVSGVQAAAPIIETVAEMTQAGNEPLLLLGVDLFSERPFRTYEFNQNQDQGSERLVNFLIQPYSILITDRLAARYDLAVGDRLPVVLGSQRRELLVQGIFRPASGVYALNGSYALIDLGQAQELLDRVGKLDYIDLLVAEPVDQVAARLQTQMPAGIIVERPQNRSRQVDRMVAAYRLNLLVLSLIALFVGMFLIFNAVSLSVVRRRREIGLLRTLGTSRGQILALFLCEGAVSGVIGGLLGIGLGLWLAKATLKVVTQNLTALFILVKAENLQLSWTLMGQTLLLAVGVSLIAAFFPAWEASRTQPREVWHREELEERIKKRAWPCFGLGLVILLGAGLCALQGPVAGRPIFGFLAAFLILIGFALLTPQGAVGLGRLLQPVMRRWLGPPGELGCCYLQGSLSRTAVSIGALLAALAMLISAAIMIKSFRQTVDHWISQSISGDIFLGPNIFSTAAYDAYLPPEVLGEVQSRPELADVYLYRCVRSAFNQRPILVIGGSMAVLDRHGGMLFRRGRSPEIFARLQTEGNVIVSESFAELNDLQEGESFRLPTPSGPHRVKIVGVFYDYRTDGHTVWMDIKFMHRYWRDHLVNAVRLYLKDPADLEPLRQQLLQDYSSRYRLIALSHRELRAGIMEIFDQSFALTYALEAIAVVVAVFGIITTFLVLIIERERELALLKAIGASRSQVFRMILVESGLLGLISHLLGAIAGTLLSLVLIYVINKQSFGWTIQFKWIPEIYVQSLALVLAVGLAAGVYPAWRALQYNLAAILKEE encoded by the coding sequence ATGGCCATGCCAGCCTTTCTCTTTTCTCTACCGCTGCGTCACCTCCGCAACCATTTTGGACGGACATTGCTTACCGTCCTGGGAATTGCCCTGGGCGCGGCGGTCTTTCTAAGCATTGCCCTAGCGGAAGTCAGCGCCCTGACGGCCTTCAAAGACAGTGTCGATGCCGTGGCTGGCAAGGCCAACCTGCGCCTGCGGGCCGCGGGTGCCCCCCTAAATGAACAGCTTTTGGTCAAGGCCCTTCAGGTTTCCGGGGTGCAAGCCGCGGCGCCGATCATCGAAACCGTGGCGGAAATGACCCAGGCAGGGAATGAACCGCTGCTGTTATTGGGAGTCGATCTTTTTTCCGAGCGCCCCTTTCGGACCTATGAATTCAATCAGAATCAGGACCAGGGTTCCGAAAGACTGGTCAATTTCCTCATACAGCCATACTCTATCCTGATCACTGACCGCCTGGCGGCTCGTTATGACTTGGCGGTGGGCGATCGACTCCCCGTAGTCCTGGGTTCGCAACGCCGGGAACTTCTGGTCCAGGGAATTTTTCGCCCGGCCAGCGGGGTCTATGCCTTAAACGGGTCCTATGCTCTGATCGATCTGGGGCAGGCTCAAGAACTGCTGGACCGTGTCGGAAAGCTGGACTATATCGACCTTTTGGTGGCTGAACCAGTGGACCAGGTGGCGGCCCGACTACAGACGCAGATGCCGGCCGGGATCATCGTGGAGCGCCCTCAGAATCGCAGCCGCCAGGTCGACCGGATGGTGGCGGCTTACCGGCTCAATCTCCTGGTCCTGAGCCTCATCGCCTTATTTGTCGGCATGTTCCTGATCTTTAACGCGGTCTCATTATCGGTAGTGCGGCGGCGGCGGGAAATCGGCCTGCTCCGTACCCTGGGGACTTCCCGGGGCCAGATTCTGGCCCTGTTTCTGTGCGAAGGGGCGGTCAGCGGGGTGATCGGCGGGCTGTTGGGCATCGGCCTTGGCCTCTGGTTGGCTAAGGCCACCCTGAAGGTGGTGACCCAGAATCTGACCGCCCTGTTTATCCTGGTCAAAGCTGAAAATCTGCAACTGTCCTGGACCTTGATGGGGCAGACACTGCTGTTGGCGGTAGGGGTGTCGCTGATCGCCGCCTTCTTCCCGGCCTGGGAAGCCTCCCGGACCCAGCCCCGAGAGGTCTGGCATCGCGAGGAATTGGAAGAAAGAATAAAAAAACGGGCCTGGCCCTGCTTCGGGCTGGGCCTGGTAATACTGCTGGGGGCGGGCCTCTGTGCCTTACAAGGACCGGTGGCTGGCAGGCCCATTTTTGGCTTCCTGGCCGCTTTTCTGATCCTGATCGGCTTTGCCCTTTTGACCCCGCAAGGCGCCGTAGGGCTGGGAAGGCTACTCCAGCCCGTTATGCGACGTTGGCTAGGTCCCCCCGGGGAACTGGGGTGTTGTTATCTCCAGGGCTCCTTGAGCCGCACCGCGGTATCCATCGGCGCTTTGCTGGCCGCTCTGGCCATGCTGATCAGTGCCGCCATCATGATCAAAAGCTTCCGCCAGACCGTGGACCACTGGATCTCCCAATCAATCAGTGGTGATATCTTTCTGGGACCCAATATCTTCTCCACTGCGGCCTACGATGCCTATCTGCCGCCGGAGGTGCTGGGCGAAGTACAGAGTAGGCCGGAGCTGGCCGATGTCTATCTTTACCGCTGCGTGCGCTCCGCTTTTAACCAACGGCCGATCTTGGTGATCGGCGGCAGCATGGCGGTGCTGGATCGCCATGGGGGGATGCTGTTTCGCCGCGGCCGGTCCCCGGAAATCTTTGCCAGACTTCAGACCGAAGGCAATGTCATTGTTTCCGAGAGCTTTGCCGAACTCAATGACTTGCAGGAAGGGGAAAGTTTCCGGCTTCCCACTCCCAGTGGCCCCCACCGGGTTAAGATCGTCGGAGTATTCTACGATTACCGCACTGATGGCCACACAGTGTGGATGGATATTAAATTTATGCACCGCTACTGGAGGGACCACCTAGTCAACGCGGTCCGCCTCTACCTCAAAGACCCGGCGGATCTGGAACCGCTGCGGCAACAACTCCTACAGGATTACAGCTCCCGCTATCGCCTGATCGCCTTGTCGCACCGGGAGCTGCGGGCCGGCATCATGGAGATCTTCGATCAGAGTTTTGCCCTGACCTATGCCCTGGAGGCCATTGCCGTAGTAGTGGCGGTGTTCGGCATCATCACCACCTTCCTGGTGTTGATCATAGAGCGGGAGCGGGAATTAGCCCTCCTCAAGGCGATCGGCGCCAGCCGGAGCCAAGTCTTCCGGATGATCCTGGTGGAGAGCGGCCTGTTGGGCCTGATCAGCCACCTGTTAGGCGCAATAGCGGGAACCCTGCTGTCCCTGGTGTTGATCTATGTAATCAATAAGCAATCCTTTGGCTGGACCATCCAGTTCAAATGGATCCCGGAGATTTATGTGCAGTCGTTGGCCTTGGTCCTGGCGGTCGGCCTGGCCGCCGGGGTCTACCCGGCCTGGCGGGCCTTGCAATATAATCTGGCGGCGATTTTGAAAGAAGAGTAA
- a CDS encoding diphthine--ammonia ligase: MRQGATAFCCWSGGKESALSFYQAQAKGINICSLLNMVSRDGRRSCSHGIDTGCLRLQAEAIGVPIIQARTSWSNYEDDFKKQVLELKDKGLQMGVFGDIDLQEHRDWIERVCGEVGINPVLPLWQQSREQLLAEFIQIGFKAIVIATQAKFLGKAWLGRRIDHDFIEDLKSRPELDLCGEQGEYHTFVFDGPIFTKPVDFRVSEKLLRDAHWFLELIPGIPE; this comes from the coding sequence ATGAGGCAAGGAGCGACAGCATTCTGTTGTTGGAGTGGCGGGAAGGAAAGCGCCTTATCTTTTTACCAGGCCCAAGCAAAGGGAATCAATATTTGTAGTTTGCTCAATATGGTCAGCCGTGACGGCCGACGTTCATGTTCCCATGGCATTGACACCGGCTGTTTGCGATTGCAAGCTGAGGCTATCGGGGTTCCCATCATTCAGGCAAGGACATCTTGGTCGAACTACGAAGACGATTTTAAGAAGCAGGTTTTGGAGCTGAAGGATAAAGGTCTTCAAATGGGGGTCTTTGGAGATATCGACCTTCAGGAGCACCGAGATTGGATAGAAAGGGTTTGTGGTGAAGTGGGTATTAATCCGGTCTTACCATTATGGCAACAAAGCCGGGAGCAATTACTCGCAGAATTCATTCAGATCGGCTTTAAGGCTATTGTTATCGCTACTCAGGCCAAGTTTTTGGGTAAAGCATGGCTGGGCCGCCGGATAGATCACGATTTTATCGAAGATTTAAAATCACGGCCTGAGCTGGACCTATGTGGAGAACAGGGAGAATATCACACCTTTGTGTTCGATGGCCCGATTTTTACAAAACCAGTAGATTTCCGGGTTTCTGAAAAGCTATTACGAGATGCGCATTGGTTCTTGGAACTCATCCCAGGTATCCCGGAGTAA
- a CDS encoding ABC transporter ATP-binding protein, protein MMINLSGVSKIYQRGPEEIHALQGIDLTIESGEFIAITGKSGCGKSTLLHIIGGLEVPTTGQVSINGQNLNGLSDAELTLFRRDQVGMVFQSFNLLPLLTVQENVALPRILQGYPYSQALEQAAVWLAEVELTARRQHKPHQISGGEMQRAAIARALINDPLVIIADEPTGNLDTRLGTQVMEIFARLQARWQKTVILATHALEAARFGNRILQLNDGRLVS, encoded by the coding sequence ATGATGATTAACTTATCGGGGGTAAGTAAAATTTATCAGCGGGGGCCGGAAGAAATCCATGCCTTACAAGGAATCGATCTGACCATTGAGTCGGGAGAATTTATCGCCATCACCGGCAAAAGCGGCTGTGGCAAGAGCACCCTGCTGCATATCATCGGCGGTTTAGAAGTCCCTACCACTGGTCAGGTCAGCATCAACGGCCAGAACCTGAATGGGTTGAGTGATGCCGAGTTAACCCTCTTTCGCCGCGACCAGGTGGGCATGGTCTTCCAAAGCTTCAACCTTTTGCCTCTGCTGACTGTGCAAGAAAATGTCGCCTTACCTCGGATCCTCCAGGGCTATCCCTACAGTCAGGCCCTGGAGCAGGCCGCGGTCTGGTTGGCGGAAGTGGAGTTGACGGCGCGGCGCCAACACAAACCCCATCAAATTTCCGGGGGTGAGATGCAAAGGGCGGCGATCGCCCGGGCCCTGATCAATGATCCCTTGGTGATCATTGCCGATGAACCTACCGGCAACCTGGATACCCGATTGGGCACCCAGGTGATGGAAATTTTCGCCCGCCTCCAGGCGCGGTGGCAGAAGACGGTGATCCTGGCCACCCATGCTCTGGAGGCGGCCCGGTTCGGCAACCGCATTTTACAATTAAACGACGGCCGATTAGTTTCCTGA